CTGTCCCATGTTGCCCGTGAGGCCTACGACGGAACTCATGTTGATGATGCGGCCCGCAGGGGATTTCATCAGAACGCGCTGGAAGGCCTTCACCATGTTGAAGGCGCTTTTCAGGTTGGTGGCCATGACGGAATCCCAGTCTTCCTCCTTCATGCGGAGCATCAGGGTGTCGCGCGTAATTCCGGCGTTATTCACCAGAATGTCGATCTGCGGAAAGTTTGCCAGGATGGCCGCCGCGGTTTCCTGAACCGCGTCGTAATCCGCCACGTCACAGGGATAGGCCGTGCATGAACCGGGGAATTCCTTGTTGATTTCTTCCGCGGCTCCTCCGCAGCTGGACGCACTGCGGCTGATCAGGATGACCGTGGCTCCTTCCGAAGCGAAGCGCCGGGCAATGGCGTTGCCGATGCCGCGGCCTGCGCCGGTGACGATTGCTGTTTTACCTGCTAATTGTTGCATGCTGCCTTCAGTAAACCCGTTTTCCGCCTATCCGGCAAGCTTGAAATGGAGCGGAATAAGAAGCTGAACCCGGTGTTTCCGTTTCTCTCAGGGTAGGCTGTCCCTTGCTCGCCTCCCTTGCCTAATCACGCCGTAGATTCAAAACACGATAATCCTTCCATCCGTCGTAACCGTGTAACGGATAGTCTGCCCCTTGGCTAGGACTTTTGGCTGTCAACCGCGCTGCCAGGGTCAATGTTACCCAGGCAGACAGGTCCGCTTGAACCGTATTTCCGTGACTGGCCTTTTGATGAGGACGGCCGTTTTCCGGGCAACGCGGAAGATGCGGGGTGTTATTCCTCTTCCTGCTCGTCCCCTCCGGCGGCAGGCCCTCCCTCTTCTTCGTCCTGCTCAATGAATTCGCTGAATTCGTCCGAATTATTCATCACATCTTTCAGGGCGGTGGAGTTGTAAAAATCAGCTTTCACCAGGCGCTTGCCTTCCTGTTTGCAGCTTTCTTCCAGCCTTTTTCCACGTTCTTCCATCTTTTCCAACAATTCGAATGCCTTTTCCTGTTCCGCGTCGTTGAGTTTGTTCATGATATCCTGGAAATGCTTGATGTCTTTCTGAATGCCTTCCAGGGTTTTGGCGGCTTTGTCTGCGCTTTCCTTGTCCTGCGCTGCGGCCAGGGTCTGCTGTATGTTGATCAGCAGGGAAAAAGACTGATTAACGAGTGAATCGACCGAAGGGATGGACTCCTTTCCGGTGGCAGTTGCAGCCGGGGTGGATGTCGGCGGAGCCTGGGAAGCGGCAGGGGTATCAGCCAGCAGGGGTGCGGCGGACAGAAGGGCGAAACTTAAGACGGGAATGGAAAAAGTCTTCATTTACTCTTTGTAAGGCAGGGAGGAACGCGGAGCAAGGAGAAAAGAAGACGTACGGGGACTATTCCGCCGTAATGCCGCCCTTCTCGTCGTCCAGAATCCCGGATTTCTCCAGGTAATAATCGTACCCGCCTGCATAGGT
This genomic stretch from Akkermansia biwaensis harbors:
- the fabG gene encoding 3-oxoacyl-[acyl-carrier-protein] reductase, whose product is MQQLAGKTAIVTGAGRGIGNAIARRFASEGATVILISRSASSCGGAAEEINKEFPGSCTAYPCDVADYDAVQETAAAILANFPQIDILVNNAGITRDTLMLRMKEEDWDSVMATNLKSAFNMVKAFQRVLMKSPAGRIINMSSVVGLTGNMGQANYAASKAGLIGFTKSLAQEFASRKVTSNAIAPGFIATDMTDAIPEKIKEEMLKKIPLGSLGEPNDIASLTAFLASDDARYITGQVITCDGGMTM